The bacterium genomic interval ATTGCCATGGGGCTCATCAACGGAAACCTCCGTTTTATCGGAGCAACCGTTCTCCATGTCGCTTCGTCCGCGGTCTTAGGTATCATGATCGCATTCACGTTTTATCGCCATCGTTTGGAGCGTATATTGTGGGCTCTGGTAGGAGTTATTATTGCTGCACTCTTGCACACTCTGTTTAATTTATCTATAATTAAAGTTGATAACATCGGGCAATCATTAAGAGTGTTCTCATACTATTGGGGAGTCATCGTTATAATTATTTTACTCTTTGAGCGTATCAAACACATGAGACCCGTTGTAGTGATTTCCCCGAAAAAATCTTAATAACATAACTACTTAAGTTGAAAGTTCGTAACGTGAAGACGCAATCCTTTTCTTTATAAACCTTACACGCTTTTTACTTTATAAACTAACTCCATGTCAAAAGAAAAACGATCATTTTTTGAGCGATTAACGGGAACCGTGTCAGTAGAGGGCGACGAAGAAGTTATTAAAACAACGCCTGGTCCTAATAATCGCATACATGAGTGGTTGCCAGAAGAGTCCGACGAGGGACAACTTACTGTGGACGTGTACCAAAGCGGAAATGAAATCGTGCTTCAGACTGTCGTTGCCGGAGTATCTCCAGAGAACCTCAATATTTCAATCACTCGCGACATGGTGACCATTAAAGGCAGACGAGATGCGCCATCGAACATACCAAACGAAAATTATTTTAATAAAGAACTCTATTGGGGAGCATTCTCACGCACAGTACTTCTCCCTCAAGAAATAGAGCCCGAGGAAGCGGAAGCGACCCAACGACACGGACTCCTAACCCTGCGACTTCCAAAGGTAGACAAAGAGAAAGTTCGAGAAATTAAGGTTAAGGTAGTTTAGAAAAAATCCCCGCCAATTGGCGGGGATTTTTTCAATGGTGCTTGGACCCAGATTCGAACTGGGGACCCTTCCCTCTTCAGGGGAATGCTCTACCAACTGAGCTATCCAAGCATTGTATGTTTATTTTTTTGAAGTAGTGCCCGGGGAATTGAAATACTGATTGATTGATGTCCCTTCTTTTTGTAATTGAGAAAAAAATGAAGCACCCATCTGATATTGTTTTTCAAGCACTTGAATAAAAGGCTGGAAATAGTAGTAAGCGCCCAACATGGAACCGACTATAATTACCCAGTAGAAAATACGAAATACACTTCCCCAGCGTGATGCACTCCGCATTGAACGGAGAATCTTATTGTTCTCCCTAGAAATCTCTAGGTTTTCTTCAGCCAGTTTTTTTAAATCAGAATCCATCCTGTTAGTAAATTATTCCTTACTATTTCTCTCAACGAGCTACATTACATGACCCAATCCATCCTTATATACCAGATTCTTCTAGAAAATTCCTAATGGGACATGTGTACTTGCCAGTATATCAAAACTTCTTAAAAATGAAAGATGTCCTTCCTAATGGAGGGGCATCTTAGTCACGAATCACTAAGTATTTTACTTCACTTCGTTCATAAAATACCAAGTGTTCGCGACCCCACCTCGCATCGCTTCGCGATATGCTCCGGCTCATAAAAACTAAAAATCTCCCGCAGGGGAGATTTTCTTCACGTTTTTATGCCCTCGGCAGGAATGTCCCGCAGTTACTAAGCTCACTCAAAGCAAAGCTTCTCGTTCACTAAGTACTGCTGGACGCGGCTCGCCGTTGCTTCGCAACATGCTCCGCCGTTCGATTCCTGATGCGAGTGAAGCAAGTTCACTCGCTCCTCGGGCACAGACAAAGTAAAAGCCCGCCAAAGCGGGCTCTACTATTGCCTGTGTCCTCGGCAGGAATCGAACCTGCATTTAGGGATTAGGAACCCCTCGTTCTATCCATTGAACTACAAGGACATTTTACCAACAAACTCTATCATACCAGTCGTGAATAAAAAAACCGTCACGAGACGGTTTTTTTACGATATCGATACTTATTTTATAACCCCAAAAGTTCAATCATTTTGGGTTTATTGAATCCAACAATAGCATTATCATCAATAGTGATAACCGGGACGCCCAGTTGTCCCGTCATTTCAACCATCTCGTTCCTTTTTTCGGCATCCGTAGCAACATTGTACTCCTCATACGCAACATTATTCTCTTTAAAGAACTCTTTTGCCATTTTGCAATACCCGCATGTTGGTGTTGTGTAAATTGCTACTTTTTTTCCGCCTTGGATGGGTGTGTTGTT includes:
- a CDS encoding Hsp20/alpha crystallin family protein; this encodes MSKEKRSFFERLTGTVSVEGDEEVIKTTPGPNNRIHEWLPEESDEGQLTVDVYQSGNEIVLQTVVAGVSPENLNISITRDMVTIKGRRDAPSNIPNENYFNKELYWGAFSRTVLLPQEIEPEEAEATQRHGLLTLRLPKVDKEKVREIKVKVV
- a CDS encoding glutaredoxin family protein: MAENNTPIQGGKKVAIYTTPTCGYCKMAKEFFKENNVAYEEYNVATDAEKRNEMVEMTGQLGVPVITIDDNAIVGFNKPKMIELLGL